Genomic window (Candidatus Eremiobacteraceae bacterium):
AGATCGGGAAGATGTCGAGACGCTTGCCGCTTTCTTCGGTCGAGTAATAACCGTCCAGCGCTCCGGTGATGCCGGCGCTGCGCAGATGCGAATCGTCCACCGCGACGAAGCGCAACCCGCTGTCATGCAGCGAGGGAACGACTGAAGACTCCCACACGCGCTCCGTGAGCCACGCGCCGCGCGGGCGCACGCCGAAGAGATCGCGGATGCGCAGCGTCAGCGCGCGCAGCTGGGCGCGCCGGTCCTGGTCGGGTATCGCCGCTAACACGGGCTCGGTGTCGCCGCCGCCGATCATCTCGATCTGGCCAGAGCGCAGCATGCGAGCGATGCGCGCCACGTCGTCCGGAAACTTGCGGTTGAGGTAGCCGAGCAACCAGCCGCTGACGTGCAGGCTCACGCTGATGCGCGGATGGCGCTCCAGCGTCTCCAAGAAGGGATGATAGCAGCGCGCCACCGCGTCGTCGATGACGTGATCGAAATTGCCGACGGGCTGGTGCGCGTGCACGCCCCAGAGCAGGCGGACGGGTTTGCTCATTGCGGGTCGGGCTCTTTGGCGCGTCGCATCACGCCGTCGTAGACCTGCTCGCCGGTACCGATGCTCACCGGTACGTCGAGCTCCGGCGGCGCGGCGCGGCCGAGCGCGGCGTACAGATCACGCAGATGCCGGCGATAGAGACGCTCGAAATCGCGCACCGGAGCCGGCGGATTGTAGCCGCCGAACCACCAGAACCAATCGGAGCTCTCGGCGCGCCGCAAACATCGCTGCGCGTTCTCTCGCTCGGCTTCGCCGAGCACGCCCGCCGCGAGCGTCTCGTCGTATGCGCGTTTGGCGGCGCACAGCAGATCCCAGCCATGGTTCTTATCCGGGTCGCCGACCCAGGTCTCAAACGTGCCGTACACCCAGCTGCCCGCGACGATGCGCTCCAACGGCGGCAGCGCAGGAGAGTGCGCGAGGTGTGCGGCGAACGTGGTCAAGTTGAGCGTCGGGTTTGTGCTCAGGCGCCGGTACATCGTGCTCAAGAATTCGAACGCGTTATCCGCGTAGTGCTCCCACGCGTTTTCCCCGTCGAGGATGATGGTGACCACGCGTGCCGGCCCATCGCTCGGCTGCTGCGCGATGGACTCGAGCGCGGCAGTCAGATCGGCGACGGCGTCATCCGCACGCCAGGGCGCGTAGATGAATCCGACGCGGTCCGAGAGGTCGTCGTCACGGAAGAAGCATGCGATCGTGCCTGCCTCCGTGTGCACCGCGTATGGCGTATACAGATAGCCCTCGCGAGGACCCGGATCGGCGCCGTGCGCGCTCGCCCGCAGGCTATTGGCCAGCACGAGCTCGCCGCTCGCCGTCCAGGCGAACCGGCGCGCGCACAACGCCGCGATCGTGCGCTCGGAGATGCCGCCTTCGGACGGCCAGCATCCCCTGGGTGAGGAGCCGAAGTGCGCTGCGTGCGTGCTCACGCCGGCCTTGAGCTGGTCGGTGATGCGCTGCTCTCCGCCCGGGTAGGCGGCCGCCGGCAAGGCCACGCTCGGCCGCGATTCGCGCGCGGCGGCGAAGTCGATCAGCAGCGGCATCATAGGGTGGGAATAGGGCGACATCGCAAGCTCGATGCGCCCATCATGCGCCAAACGCCGGTAGCGCTCGACGATGCCGCGCACTTGGTCGCCGACGATGTCCAACATCACGTTTCGGTCCGCGGCGTCAAACGCGCGCGCCTTGGCCATGAGATCCTGTGCGCGCACGTCGCTACGCCGGGCGCCCTCGCCGAGCCAAGCGAGATGGTACCAGACGATCGTGTCGGCCCGGTCCTGCTCCGACAGCGGCTGCCCGCCCCACGCCTCGGCTTCGGCGAGGTGGAACAACCGCTCGTACGCCGGGAAACGCCGCACGATGCGCTCGTAGTTGGCGCGGCACAGTTGGTACGCGAGTTGGCGGCGACGATCCGGGGCGTCGGCGTCGCCGCGCTGCAGCGCGCGCAGCAGCGGGTCGCGAAACGAGCGCGCTTCGAACTGCGCGCTGTAGTCGTCGAGCTGATCGAGCAGCACCGGCGCGAAGCTCACCGTTGCGCGCGCCGATGCGACCTGCTCCAAGTGCCAGGCCATGTCCGCATAGTCTTTCATGGCGTGCAGGTAGACCCAGGGCTGGCGATACTCGCCGTCGGACGCGCGATAACTAGGCTGGTGCATGTGCCAGCACAACACGACGTCGAGGGCTTTGCGCTGCTGCGGATCAGCCTGCGTGATGCACTTGCTGTCCGAGCATCTCGGGCGTGACGAGAGTGATGCCGCTCTCGGTGCGATAGAAACGGCGCGCGTCTTCGTCGGGATCCTCGCCGATGACGGTGCCTTCAGGGATCTCGCACAGTTTGTCCACGATGACGCGGCGCAGCCGGCAGCTGCGGCCGATGGTCACGTTGGAGAGGACGACCGAATCCTCGATCTCGCCGAACGAGTGGACGCGCACGCTGGTGAACAACAACGAGCGGCGCACCAGCGAGCCCGAGACGATCGTTCCGCCCGAGACCAGCGAGTTGAGCGCCGTGCCTCGGCGGCCTTCCTCGTCGAGCACGAACTTCGCCGGCGCGACCTGCTCCTGATACGTCCAGATGGGCCAGCTCGAATCATACAGGTTCAGCGCAGGCAGCGGTTTGATGAGATCGATGTTCGCCTCCCAATAGGCGTCCAGCGTGCCGACGTCGCGCCAGTACGGCGCGGCGCCGGGCTTGGTGCCGACGCAGCTGTCGGCGAAGTTGTGCGC
Coding sequences:
- a CDS encoding glycoside hydrolase family 57 protein, with protein sequence MLCWHMHQPSYRASDGEYRQPWVYLHAMKDYADMAWHLEQVASARATVSFAPVLLDQLDDYSAQFEARSFRDPLLRALQRGDADAPDRRRQLAYQLCRANYERIVRRFPAYERLFHLAEAEAWGGQPLSEQDRADTIVWYHLAWLGEGARRSDVRAQDLMAKARAFDAADRNVMLDIVGDQVRGIVERYRRLAHDGRIELAMSPYSHPMMPLLIDFAAARESRPSVALPAAAYPGGEQRITDQLKAGVSTHAAHFGSSPRGCWPSEGGISERTIAALCARRFAWTASGELVLANSLRASAHGADPGPREGYLYTPYAVHTEAGTIACFFRDDDLSDRVGFIYAPWRADDAVADLTAALESIAQQPSDGPARVVTIILDGENAWEHYADNAFEFLSTMYRRLSTNPTLNLTTFAAHLAHSPALPPLERIVAGSWVYGTFETWVGDPDKNHGWDLLCAAKRAYDETLAAGVLGEAERENAQRCLRRAESSDWFWWFGGYNPPAPVRDFERLYRRHLRDLYAALGRAAPPELDVPVSIGTGEQVYDGVMRRAKEPDPQ